AATCCGAAACTTTTTTAAATCATATTCAAGAGAAAAACGTTCTAAAAAGATTCATAGAATTAGAAGAACTATTCCTATTGGATGAAATGATAAAAGAGTACCCGGAAACACATATACAAAAACTTCATATAGGAATACACAAGGAAACAATACAATTGGTCAAAGCATGCAATGAATATGATCTCCATATTATTTTACATTTCTCGACAAATATAATCTGTTTCACTATTCTAAGTGGTTATTTTATTCTGAGTAATGAAGAACTCATTATTCTGAATTCTTGGGTTCAGGAATTCCTCTATAACTTAAGTGACACAATAAAAGCTTTTTCGATTCTTTTAGTTACTGATTTATGGGTCGGATTTCACTCGACCCGTGGTTGGGAACTAATGATAGGTTTGGTTTACAACGATTTTGGATTGGATCATAACAATCAGATTATATCTGGTCTTGTTTCCATTTTTCCAGTTATTCTAGATGCAATTGTTAAATATTGGATTTTTCATTATTTAAATCGTGTATCTCCTTCGCTTGTAGTAATTTTTCATTCAATGAATGAATAAAGAACTCATTTGATCTCATCATATCAATAAAATTAGAATCCTTCTTCCTTTATAAATAAATAAAAATTAAGCATTTAATTAAAAATTTTACTTAATTCCTTATACTTTCATCTGCTCAAGGTATTCATCGTATATTCCAGTACAATTATTCTAGTACAATGCCAAACTCGTGTATAGGTAACTAGTATAGTTACCTATCTAATTTATTGTAGAAACTCCGAAATTAATGATTGGACATGCAAAATAAAAATGCTTTTTCTTGGGTAAAGGAAGGGATGACTCGATCCATTTCTGTATCGATCATGATATATGTAATAACTCGGTCATCCATTTCAAATGCATATCCCGTTTTTGCGCAGCAGGGTTATGAAAACCCGCGAGAAGCAACGGGACGAATTGTATGTGCCAATTGTCATTTAGCTAATAAACCCGTGGATATTGAAGTTCCGCAAGCTGTGCTTCCTGATACTGTATTTGAAGCAGTTGTCCGAATTCCTTATGATAAGCAACTGAAACAAGTTCTTGCTAATGGTAAAAAGGGAGGTTTGAATGTAGGGGCTGTTCTCATTTTACCCGACGGATTCGAATTAGCCCCCCCTGATCGTATTTCTCCCGAATTGAAAGAAAAGATTGGAAATTTGTCTTTTCAGAGTTATCGTCCTAATAAAAGAAATATTATTGTGATAGGTCCTGTTCCTGGTCAGAAATATAGTGAAATCATCTTTCCCATTCTTTCCCCCGACCCTGCTACGAAGAAAGATGTTCACTTCTTAAAATATCCCATATATATAGGTGGGAACAGAGGAAGGGGTCAGATTTATCCTGATGGTAGCAAAAGTAACAATACAGTCTATAATGCTACATCAGCAGGTGTAGTAAGTAGAATAGTACGTAAAGAAAAGGGTGGATATGAAATAACCGTTGTTGATCCATCGGATGGACATCAAGTAGTTGATATTGTACCTCCAGGACCAGAACTTCTTGTTTCAGAGGGTGAATCCATCAAGCTTGATCAACCATTAACAAGCAATCCCAATGTGGGAGGCTTTGGTCAGGGAGATGCAGAAGTAGTGCTTCAAGACCCATTACGGGTCCAAGGTCTTTTATTCTTTTTTGCATTTGTTATTTTGGCACAAGTTTTTTTGGTTCTTAAAAAGAAACAGTTTGAAAAGGTTCAATTATACGAAATGAATTTCTAGGTGCGGGGATTTCTTGTTGATCCATCCATATATATGGATAAACAAGAAATCTCCAAACCCTTTTTGTTGCTTTGTTTATACTTTTTTTCGTTTTGTGGGATGCCTGGAATTCATTACTTGTATCCTATTCTTTGTAATAGATATACAAACGAAGAGAATACAAGGGAAGGATGGCAAACCGGAACTCTTTTGTTTAGATTGATAGGAAGTTGTGGACAAACAAAAAGAGAGAAAAGATTATAGGGAAATAATTGATTGAACAAATAGAACTTCTTCTATTAACTTAAACTTATAACTTAGAGAAATTATTCAAACAAATTTAAATTTCAAATTATATTATAGAGTAAGTTCCATTAGTAGTTTACTATAGAAATAGAAAGAAAGAATTTGGAGGATATCTCATGCGTATAAATCCATAGAATATTGTAGTATCCAGAGATTACTCTTTTCTTCTTGCTTCGTATCGTAAGAATTAATTAGAGGAAGGACAGAGACTATGAATCAATCAATGGCTTCAATTCTTCAAAAACATTATTAAGAAACAAAAGAATAGAGTAATATTTAAAACATCAGAGCAAAAGATCCATTTTGTCATTTTTTTCTACAAAACAAATATAATATTTTTATTATGTTGACTGTATAACTTTCCAATTTGAATTTGTATGTTTCCAAATTTGTATGTTATGGAATAGATCAAAGTCTTCTTATATTCCTATATCTTATAAGATGCGGGACCTTAACCTCCTTTGTCTGTCTGATTAGAGTGGTAAGGTCCCGCTGAGTTCTTACTCTTTCATGTCTACAATCTGGTTCATACGATTACTAGAGAGATGAACCCAACCCAGAATATGAACCGTAAAAGAAAACACCTATTAAACCGATCACAGGAATACCAGTTACAGTACCCACCAACCAAAGAGGAATCCTTCCAGTAGTATCGGCCATTTCCCCTACTTTCCTCCACATTTTTCAAATGGTCATGCTATAGACAAAAACAGCCATTGATAATTATGAAGATGGTATCTTTCCGAATGGGATAAGAGAATTCCTACTATTCTCTTTCTCTCAATTGAAGAAATAATTGGAAAATAAAACAGCAAGTACAAAAATGAGTAATAAACCCCAGTATAGACTGGTACGATTCAATTCAACATTTTGTTCATTCGGATTTGATTCTGTCATAGCTCTATAATTCGAATTAGGTTTATCGTTGGATGAACTGCATTGCTGATATTGATCCCAAAAAAGAAACAGTAGGTACAGCTAGTCCGTGAACAGCCAACCATCGTACTGTAAAAATGGGATAGGTTCGATCTATGGTCATTGGGGGCCTCCTAAAAGGATTTACTAAATTCATCGAGTTGTTCTAAAGAATCAAAACGGCCAGTTATCAATGGAATCCCTTGTTGGCTCTCTGTGAAATACTCATTTGGCCGAGGACTTCCAAACACATCATAAGCTAAACCCGTACTGACGAATAACCAACCCGCAATGAATAGGGAAGGTATAGTAATGCTATGAATGACCCAATATCGAATACTGGTGATAATATCAGCAAAAGAACGTTCTCCCGTGCTTCCGGACATTCTGAGCTCCACAAATTTTTGTACATTTAAAAAAAAGGGGGGTCGATTCTTTGAAAGATGGGATCAGTAAATGGAAATGGAAAACTACTGATATTGCATCTTTGTGAGATCGTCAATTTTGTACCAAAGGTTTATTTAAAGTATACCGAATCAGTATAGCTATACTCCCTCTGGCACAGCAACGCTGTCTAGATCGGTACCAAAATGCTACACAATTCTTTTCTTCTTTTTTTGTTCCTTATTTATGCATAACTCCACGTCATTCAATATATGAATAGAAAGTTACTCAAATTCCTTATAAGATTTCCATTATTGGATTCATAATAGAAAATAAACAAACATCTTGAAAAAATGTGAATCAATAGTTTTTTGTTTCTAATAATTCACGAAAGATATTATTAAATTATATTTACTCTTTACACAATTAAATTAATTTAATTTATACGTATAATATAATGGATCTTAAATCCATTAACAATTCTTTTTGTTGATTATAAAATTTTTTGTTTGAATCTTTTTATTTCAAGTAATTGGTTGGTCGTAGTCGTATAGTCGTATATAGTCGTAATAATGATATACATATATAATGTAATAATATATAATGTAATTGTATGTAATAGTAATAATATATATATATAATGTAATAATTCTATGTAATATAGAATACATTATGTAATGTAATATAAAATAGTATATAATACTTAATGAAAGAAAGAAATGAAAGAAAGAAAACCCGGCGATAACAATCTATATTCATAATGCAACTGTTAGATCCAAAATAAAGGTCTTTCTTGACCGAAGTTAGAAGTATAGAACTCTCCGATATGGAAAGACGGAATATAGAATCTAAAAGGATAATGAAAGTTGTTCGTCTTTGAATCGGGTTGGACCTGAAGAAAAAAGAATTAAAATAGAAAAATAAAGTAAAAGTTCTATTTTTCGATAGATTGTGGGGCACCTTTTTCTTCTTTTCCTTCGAAATATTATGTTATGGGCAATTAAGCAACCTATTACTGGACTGAGTCCAATGAAAAAAATAAAAAGGTAATTAGTATCAGGCATTCGTTCCAAAACGGATTATATCCTCTTGAAAAAGAAGGGAAATGATCAAAATTTAATTTTCAATTGGAACTAAACTGATTCTGTCAATTGATTTTTTCTTACCGTCATATTTTCTAAAAATTTTAATTTAGGTAAGTGCTTTATCAGCATATGTAGCAAAGGAACATATCTAATTTAGCTCTTTCATGCTTACTATAACTAGTTATTTCGGTTTTCTACTGGCTGCTTTAACTATAACCCCAGCTCTATTCATTGGTTTAAACAAGATACGACTTATTTGAAATAAATTGAATGAAAAAATTGATAAAAACGAATATTTCTCTGAGATTCTTGGTATTCTATGGTTCTTTTACACACCAATTGTCAATTCTTGGTCATTGAGATTCATGGATAATTCAGATTAATATTTTTAAATGTATCTTACCTATTTTTTATCCCCTTAAACAAACCGAAATGATTGAAGTTTTTCTATTTGGAATCGTCTTAGGTCTAATTCCTATTACTTTAGCAGGATTATTCGTAACCGCATATTTACAATACAGACGCGGTGATCAGTTAGATCTTTGATTGAGTAATATTTATTTATTTTTTATTGACCTCCTTCCCGCAGGAGGTCCAATGCAAGTTGCAATTAAACTTTTTTGTTTTTTTTTTTGTTCAAATATTTTATTGTGATTCGACATCAAATAAACTGACTCACGCTCTGTAGGATTTGAACCCACGACATCGGGTTTTGGAGACCCGCGTTCTACCGAACTGAACTAAGAGCGCTTTCTTATGTTTATGACAGGGGATACAACTATACTGTAAAGAAATCTACCCCAATGCATCTTGCATACATATAGTATAAAAAACGGAAAATTATGTACAATTTGAATCGTTCTCAATTAATCCTCGTTACTGTCCATAGAAGAAGTAATAGGTAGGGATGACAGGATTTGAACCCGTGACATTTTGTACCCAAAACAAACGCGCTACCAAGCTGCGCTACATCCCTTTTTTTCAATTGTCGGGCAGTCTCATTCTACAAAATACCTGTCTTGTTTTCCATATCTTCATTTTTTCCTCCATCTATATACAATTTTCTTATCATTTCTTCTCTTCCTTTTGGTTTCATATAAGAAAATCTTATACATATCATAAATATAAGAATTATATACATCTGAAACCTAACGTATAAAAAAGTTTTATCAGTAATGTTCAGGAACAGGGGATTAAATGAAAATCTCATCTATTGATTAATTGTACATATCTATTTTAGCATTTAGTTCGGAATTCTGTGTAAAATAAATACAAATGATCTTGAACTACAACATCTGACCATATACACATATGTATTACAATCCATAGGAAAGGAGGATTTTCAATGCGAGATATAAAAACATATCTCTCCGTAGCACCTGTGCTAAGTACTCTATGGTTTGGGTCTTTAGCAGGCCTATTGATAGAGATTAATCGTTTATTCCCGGATGCCTTGTCATTCCCATTTTTTTGATTCTAGTTATTGATTATGTGAAGACTAGTTATTGATTATGTGAAGAAATAAATAAAATTAGAGATACAATTTTACATGACTCAAATTTCGAATTTCCTCCCTCCTTTTTCAGTTCTTTCATTTCAGTTCCTTAGCTTTAGGATAAGGAGAAAAGAAAAAAGTGTATGGAACCTCAACAAAAATGTGATAGATCGAATTTTGGAGACCTAAAATTTAAATGTGGATCCAGTCTAGGGAGGGTTCCGCGAGAAAGAAGATACTTAAATTAAATAAGAATAATAATTTAGTGGATTTAGGATAGGAACAATTGATAGTTAGAAAGAAATTGTATTACTTAATTATTACTTCATAAAATAAAATTATTATTTTATTACTCTATAAAATATAAAATGAAAATTTTTACTTAATTACAATTACATTAATATTAATTTTTAAATTTGAATAAATAAGAATTTAATGATAATTGCAACGAAATTTTTAGAAAATTCTATTTCTAGTTAGTAACTTCTATTTAATTTATTTTTGTTTTCTTCTTCAGCTCGGATCGAAAATGTAAGAGTTAAGCCGATACAAAATTCAAAGGGGGTTTATGGCTAAGGGTAAGGATGTAAGAGTTATAGTTATTTTAGAATGTACCGGTTGTGCCCGAAATGATGTCAATAAGGAATCGCCGAGTATTTCTAGATATATTACTCAAAAGAATCGACACAATACGCCTGGTCGATTAGAATTGAGAAAATTTTGTCGCTATTGTCACAAGCATACGATTCATGGGGAAATCAAGAAATAGATTGAACGGAACACATGTGTTCTTTTCAAGTCAAAGAAGAAAAAGAGCTTAACATATATTTAATTTTAATTTTTAATATAGAATATGAATAATAGAATATGAATAATGTGTATACATTATGCATACAAATCAAAGCCTATTTTGGTAGGATCTGAAGTAAATAAAATAAAGAAATAGAATTTTAGAGATAAGGAATAAACCATGGATAAATCCAAACAATCTTTTCGTAAATCCAAGCAATCTTTTCGCAAATCCAAACGATCTTTTCGTAGGCGTTTGCCCCCAATTAGATCGGGGGATCGAATCGATTATAGAAACATGAGTTTAATTAGTCGATTTATTAGTGAACAAGGGAAAATTTTATCTAGACGGGTGAATAGATTGACTTTGAAACAACAACGATTAATTACTATTGCTATAAAGCAAGCCCGTATTTTATCTTTGTTACCCTTTCTTAATAATGAGAGACTATTTAAGAATAAAAAATCGGAGTCGATCCCCCGAACTCGAATTACTCGTCCTAGAAAAAAAAAATAGACATACTCCTCAATTGACTCCAAACTCCAATTGTAACTCAAGCTCAGATGTGTTTTTTGTTCGAAAAGGCCTAGAATCTAGAAGAGTGGGTTCCAAGTGTTAAAAGAAAAAAAATTCCCATTTTTTTTAAACATGTTCGTTCATTCCTATTACTTATTTTTTTATTTTTTAAGTGATTTTTATTCTATCTTCCCGGAGAAGTCACTCCGGGGAATTCTGTTTCGTTTCAATCATTCCTTTACTGTACATGACTTTATAATCTACTTTATTTGAATTTGATTTGATGATCTTATCTTGTTGGAAATCATGTAAAGACAATTCTTATTTGATATAGCTATTTGTGCAGGTATTTTACGATTAAGAAGCAATTGCTTCTTGTACAGATTATGTATTAATATACTATAACTATACAATACTGACTTTTCACGAGTTATTGCATTTATCCGAGTGATCCACAAACGACGAAAATCCCTCTTTTGCCTACCTCTATCTCGATGAGAGGAAGCCAAAGCTCTAATTTTTTGTTGAGTAATCGTTCGAATAAGTCTCGAATGAGCCCCTCTAAAGGTTGACGCAAAAAAACGAATTTTTGTTCGACGTCTACGAGCTATATATCTCCGTCTAACTCTTGTCATTGAATCAAATTAAACCTTAATGAATAACTAATTGATTTCTATTCTTTCAGCCATCCTTTTATCCCCCTTGGTCGATGAATAACAAAACGGATTATTCCGATATATAAAATATGAATTCGAATGGCTTTTGCTACTATAACCTTCCTTACCACCATTTTTTATTCCTTTCAGGCATTTCACCTGAAAATAATAAATTCTAATGATACTAAAAAAAAGTGGGTTCCTTCGTTTCTATGGTTATTTCTTAAACGGCGAGGTCCTCTCTATACACCGGAGCTTCTTCTTTCATTTAATCAAATGGTATTGTGAACTTGTATAGTTCACACTCTTTGGCTCTACCCATCAATTATCAATTATAGAGTAATAGCTCTTTTCACAATAAGAGTTATCTATACAGTAACGGCATTTAATTAGGAAAGTTAGCTAGGTAGCTGACCCTCTTAGTCCGTTCTTTTAACAATGGGAGCATAATCTTTTTGCTTCTTATGATACCATTTCCTCCGCTTAATGGATAACTATTTACTACCTATGGGGAATTGCTTTTCATCTCAAATTTAGGTGATTGGATTTACACCAATGGAAACCATAAATTCCATATACAATACACAATATAGATATATGAAAAATCTTTTCCATTTACTCTATTCATTGGTGCCGTCAGTAATACTGGAAAAATTTTCTCATTTGTATTTGTTCGAACTCATGATCTGAACGAGTCGCACATACACCCTAGTACATGTTCCTCTACGCTGAGGACATTCTCTAAGAGCGGGAGATTTCGTAACATTTCTTATTGGCTGTCTTGCATTTCTAATAAGTTGTTTAATAGTTGGCATGTCGTATAATTATATATACGTTGTATATATAATTAGAAATTAGAATGGAATGGGTTGGTTTAGATCGATCTTAACCTGAGAATTCATCTGATAATTAATAATTATCAATTTTTTCTATTCAATATAAAATCACAGAAAATTCAATTACGGTTTGAATAGATTTACAATAAAAAATCCTCTAAATCCTCAGGATCCGCCCCTACAAGATCAACAATGCCGTGAGCTTGGGCTTCTGTTGCTGACATAAAAATATCTCTTTCCATGTCTTGGGCTACAACCCAAAGAGGCATACCTGTTCTTTGTACATAAACCTTTGTGAGGGTTTCGCGAAGTTTCACTATCTGTCTCGTTTCCCTGAAAAAGTCCCCTGATCTTCCATCATAAAAAGAACTAGCAGGTTGATGAATCATAATCCTAACCTAATGTTATTGATATAACAGGTTCTTCTATCTCGCATGATTGGGCTAAATTAAAGGATAAAAAAATAAAAAGAAGAAAATGGAATTGAACAACCGTACGGGCATTTCTATGTTGCATACGGCTCCGCAACGGAATTTACTTTATTCTTCTATTCTATTCTATCGAAGAAATCGAATTTATCTGATTCAGATCGTTGAATTATCCATTTACCACCCTTCCTTTCGTAGGAGTAAAAAATACTATGATGGTTCTGTTGCTTTATATAGATATCTTATCTATGATTTAGCAATCCCAAAGTTCCCTTCTGATACGATCAAATAAGGAAAATTTATTTTTTTTTTCGTACTCTTTCATAAGATGAATATCAAAAAGAGACTTCTGGTGTGGAAGAAAAAAAGTTTGTGACGCTGAAATGTACTCCCGACACATAAAATCAACAAATCGGAAATACTCTTTGTTTCATACTACTATCTCGATACAAAATCTCATTTTATGAAAAAACAATAAAATAAAATAATGGTTTGTTTAGATCGAACTCGAAGTGCCATGCTATTATTACTTATTATTCATATTCAATATGGCGAAGGCATAGTGTTTCTTTTTTTCAAATCAAAACTCATTGGCGCCAAGCGTGAGGGAATGCTAGACGTTTGGTAATTTCTCCTCCGACCAGGATGAAAGATGCCATCGAAGCGGCTATTCCCATGCATATTGTATGCACGTCGGGCGTCACAAATTGCATAGTATCAAAAATAGCTATTCCTGATATTACCCATCCGCCGGGAGAGTTTATAAATAAATAAAGATCCCTAGTCTGATCTTCTATACTGAGATATACCATGAGACCAACAATAGTATTCGAGATCTCCTCCTTGACCTCTTGTCCTAAAAAAAGTAATCTTTCTCGATAAAGTCGGTTGATTAGGACAAAATCCTATCCTTTAGGAGCCGTACACGCACCTTTGGATGCATACGGTTCAAAATCAAAATGAAACGGAGAAAAAAGAATCAATGTGTCGATTCTTGTTCTATTTCTTTTTTCTTTAACTTAATAGGTTTTTCTTCAATTTTTCAAAAAACATGAGATGTGTTCTCGTTTCCTTACCTATAAAAAAAAGAATTTATTGAACTTATTGAAATTGAACTAATCTCTCTCATTGATGTATTATTTCATCGATATTCAAATCACGATGCAATTTTCTTGTTCCTGAATGGGCCCTTGCAATTCTTTTAGGTTCATGTTCTACTCCGGGAAAAGATCTGTCCGAATTTTATTTGCACATATAGGGCAAATAATCTCAGTACCACTTCTTTTTTTTAATTCGTTTCATGTCTTTTCCCAACTCAACTATTTGATGTATTCATCATGCTATTCTGTTGGTTATTGGTTGGACGTTTGAAATCACTCTTATAATAACTCATCTTACTTATACTAATATAGTAAGGATAAGAATCCTTTATAATACAAGTAATAATCATACATATATTATATTACCAATTTGGTATTTTCTGAACGGAGCCTGAATACTTTATTTTTATTTTTCCAAGTGAACCATAAATCCTCCTAATTGATAATATGGATCCCAAAATGCAAATATAAATAAATTGATCTAATTACACTTCACGCTCCGAATGATTGATGCTTCCCTCAATACAATATTTCTTGGGCGAAACAGAGGATATCTCGATCGGGGGAGAAAACGGGTAAATTCCATATGACTCAATATGTCTGACAAGTCGCACTATAACTCAACCCAAGTTGCATCTTCCTCTCCGGGATTCCGAAAAGGTACTTTTGGAACACCAACGGGCATTAATTTAAAGACAAAATTGAGTACTATACTTCACGTTAATATGGAAACGTAACAATGGCTTTATCATCTTTATCTCTTTTTCTCTTTATTTTTATTGTATTTTATACATAGATTTTTATACATAGATTGAAAGGTTTATAGAGTAAGACAGAATGAATAAAGAGAAAATTTAACTAACGTATCAATCGTTGGAATGATAAACAAGTATCTATGTATTTGTTTCCCGAAAGTAGGAGTAATCCTCCCATTGCGTATTGGTACTTATCGGGTATAGAATAGATCCGCTTCTCTTTGTTCTTACGAACAGAATTTTTACCTTATTTTCAATGAAACGGAATAAATATTAACCTTTTCTCATACAGAATCTACTGAAAAGTTAGGTACATAGTATAGTCTTTTCCAATTCCAATGCGATAAAATAAAGTGACATAGTGTCTAGTTTTTTTGATAAAGGGGTATTTCCATGGGTTTGCCTTGGTATCGTGTTCATACTGTCGTATTGAATGATCCTGGTCGATTACTTTCGGTCCATATAATGCATACAGCCCTAG
This genomic stretch from Zingiber officinale chloroplast, complete genome harbors:
- the rpl20 gene encoding ribosomal protein L20; the protein is MTRVRRRYIARRRRTKIRFFASTFRGAHSRLIRTITQQKIRALASSHRDRGRQKRDFRRLWITRINAITREKSVLYSYSILIHNLYKKQLLLNRKIPAQIAISNKNCLYMISNKIRSSNQIQIK
- the rpl33 gene encoding ribosomal protein L33 yields the protein MAKGKDVRVIVILECTGCARNDVNKESPSISRYITQKNRHNTPGRLELRKFCRYCHKHTIHGEIKK
- the petA gene encoding cytochrome f, which translates into the protein MQNKNAFSWVKEGMTRSISVSIMIYVITRSSISNAYPVFAQQGYENPREATGRIVCANCHLANKPVDIEVPQAVLPDTVFEAVVRIPYDKQLKQVLANGKKGGLNVGAVLILPDGFELAPPDRISPELKEKIGNLSFQSYRPNKRNIIVIGPVPGQKYSEIIFPILSPDPATKKDVHFLKYPIYIGGNRGRGQIYPDGSKSNNTVYNATSAGVVSRIVRKEKGGYEITVVDPSDGHQVVDIVPPGPELLVSEGESIKLDQPLTSNPNVGGFGQGDAEVVLQDPLRVQGLLFFFAFVILAQVFLVLKKKQFEKVQLYEMNF
- the clpP gene encoding clp protease proteolytic subunit; amino-acid sequence: MPVGVPKVPFRNPGEEDATWVELNRLYRERLLFLGQEVKEEISNTIVGLMVYLSIEDQTRDLYLFINSPGGWVISGIAIFDTMQFVTPDVHTICMGIAASMASFILVGGEITKRLAFPHAWRIMIHQPASSFYDGRSGDFFRETRQIVKLRETLTKVYVQRTGMPLWVVAQDMERDIFMSATEAQAHGIVDLVGADPEDLEDFLL
- the psbJ gene encoding photosystem II protein J, producing the protein MADTTGRIPLWLVGTVTGIPVIGLIGVFFYGSYSGLGSSL
- the rps18 gene encoding ribosomal protein S18, with protein sequence MDKSKQSFRKSKQSFRKSKRSFRRRLPPIRSGDRIDYRNMSLISRFISEQGKILSRRVNRLTLKQQRLITIAIKQARILSLLPFLNNERLFKNKKSESIPRTRITRPRKKK
- the petG gene encoding cytochrome b6/f complex subunit V, which translates into the protein MIEVFLFGIVLGLIPITLAGLFVTAYLQYRRGDQLDL
- the cemA gene encoding chloroplast envelope membrane protein gives rise to the protein MKKKKALASLPYLASMVFLPWWVSFSFNKCLEPWVTYWWNSRQSETFLNHIQEKNVLKRFIELEELFLLDEMIKEYPETHIQKLHIGIHKETIQLVKACNEYDLHIILHFSTNIICFTILSGYFILSNEELIILNSWVQEFLYNLSDTIKAFSILLVTDLWVGFHSTRGWELMIGLVYNDFGLDHNNQIISGLVSIFPVILDAIVKYWIFHYLNRVSPSLVVIFHSMNE
- the psaJ gene encoding photosystem I subunit IX, giving the protein MRDIKTYLSVAPVLSTLWFGSLAGLLIEINRLFPDALSFPFF
- the psbF gene encoding photosystem II cytochrome b559 beta subunit, with the protein product MTIDRTYPIFTVRWLAVHGLAVPTVSFLGSISAMQFIQR
- the psbL gene encoding photosystem II protein L, translating into MTESNPNEQNVELNRTSLYWGLLLIFVLAVLFSNYFFN
- the petL gene encoding cytochrome b6/f complex subunit VI — encoded protein: MLTITSYFGFLLAALTITPALFIGLNKIRLI
- the psbE gene encoding photosystem II cytochrome b559 alpha subunit encodes the protein MSGSTGERSFADIITSIRYWVIHSITIPSLFIAGWLFVSTGLAYDVFGSPRPNEYFTESQQGIPLITGRFDSLEQLDEFSKSF